The Caulifigura coniformis genome includes a region encoding these proteins:
- a CDS encoding sensor histidine kinase gives MIREFEDELQRAKLEALAEFAAGAGHEINNPLATILGRTELLLRRIGRVVPTGEAAEATRDLNVIAGQVQRIREMIGDLMLFARPPVPRLAPCELNAVVESTIAAVHATARSHQVEIQTRLTRNRPVLADHAQLSVVVSELLRNAVQAVPSGGRVEVSTSNLVGDGASPVRLTISDNGPGLSEADLQHLFDPFYSGRQAGRGLGFGLCKCWRIAQSHGASLRVAVRPEGGVEATVDWPSA, from the coding sequence GTGATTCGCGAATTCGAAGACGAACTTCAACGGGCAAAACTCGAAGCCCTCGCGGAATTCGCCGCCGGGGCAGGGCACGAGATCAATAACCCGCTCGCCACGATCCTGGGACGCACCGAACTCCTCCTTCGACGCATCGGCCGCGTCGTCCCCACCGGCGAAGCGGCCGAGGCCACTCGCGACCTCAACGTCATCGCCGGCCAGGTCCAGCGCATCCGCGAGATGATCGGCGACCTGATGCTCTTCGCGCGGCCGCCAGTCCCGCGACTCGCCCCCTGTGAACTCAACGCCGTCGTCGAGTCGACAATTGCTGCCGTGCACGCGACAGCCAGGTCTCACCAGGTCGAGATCCAGACTCGGCTGACAAGAAACCGCCCCGTCCTTGCGGACCACGCGCAATTGTCCGTCGTCGTTTCCGAGCTCCTTCGAAATGCCGTCCAGGCAGTGCCTTCGGGAGGCCGGGTCGAAGTCTCCACCTCAAACCTCGTCGGCGACGGGGCCTCGCCGGTCCGCCTCACCATTTCCGACAATGGCCCGGGCCTCTCCGAGGCGGACCTCCAGCATCTGTTCGATCCGTTCTATAGCGGCCGCCAGGCGGGGCGCGGACTGGGCTTTGGCCTGTGTAAATGCTGGCGCATCGCGCAGTCGCACGGGGCGAGCCTTCGAGTGGCCGTCCGCCCTGAAGGGGGCGTCGAGGCGACGGTCGACTGGCCGTCCGCGTGA
- a CDS encoding sugar phosphate isomerase/epimerase family protein, with the protein MMDASFIPAPDEAQEVSPDPTGPGSYTDVARVKLPRQVMSRLSLNQMTTPRWCLEEDLENYADAGLTAIGLNWQKLNDEALAADVDRIRLSGLKVSSLGWCGGFTGAGGLSFPDAMCDARRKLRIARRLRAGALVVIPGVQFTHIRSHAMRLAMQAVKELCDAAADSTVHIALQPMAPLFGKNWSFLNRLEETLDILDRVNCPAARFCFGTYHLWREPRLLERLPEIIHRIAVVQLSDWREPPRSENDRLLPGDGVIPLRQIVTTLEQSGYKGMYEIEVWSRDLWKLEHHDLVRACLMRSGGLLNDCFATNPVAQSVDDAS; encoded by the coding sequence ATGATGGATGCATCGTTTATCCCCGCGCCGGACGAGGCGCAGGAAGTGAGTCCGGACCCGACAGGGCCCGGCTCATATACCGACGTCGCTCGGGTGAAACTGCCGCGACAGGTCATGTCGCGACTGTCTCTCAACCAGATGACGACGCCGCGCTGGTGCCTCGAGGAAGATCTCGAGAACTACGCAGACGCTGGGCTGACCGCCATCGGTCTGAACTGGCAGAAGCTCAACGACGAAGCGCTCGCCGCCGACGTCGATCGGATCCGCCTGTCCGGATTGAAAGTGTCGTCTCTCGGCTGGTGTGGCGGCTTTACCGGCGCGGGCGGCCTTTCGTTTCCGGACGCCATGTGCGATGCGCGTCGCAAGCTGCGAATCGCGCGGCGACTTCGCGCCGGCGCCCTGGTCGTGATTCCAGGCGTCCAGTTCACCCACATCCGCAGCCATGCCATGCGCCTGGCGATGCAGGCGGTCAAAGAACTCTGCGACGCCGCAGCCGATTCGACGGTGCACATCGCACTGCAGCCGATGGCGCCACTGTTCGGCAAGAACTGGTCGTTCCTGAACCGGCTCGAGGAAACCCTCGACATTCTCGATCGCGTGAATTGCCCGGCGGCCCGGTTCTGCTTCGGAACCTATCACCTCTGGCGTGAGCCCAGGCTGCTCGAACGGCTGCCCGAAATCATTCACCGGATTGCGGTCGTGCAGCTCAGCGACTGGCGCGAGCCCCCGCGTTCCGAGAACGATCGACTCCTTCCGGGAGATGGCGTCATTCCGCTGCGCCAGATCGTCACCACGCTGGAGCAATCCGGATACAAGGGAATGTACGAGATCGAGGTCTGGTCGCGCGACTTGTGGAAACTCGAACACCACGACCTTGTTCGCGCCTGCCTGATGCGGTCCGGAGGCCTGCTCAACGACTGCTTTGCCACCAATCCAGTTGCCCAATCGGTCGACGACGCCTCATAA
- a CDS encoding VWA domain-containing protein: MGRFWAGIFGLEPPDWTAGGDWSLEWLALPKGDKALLLLGGILAVATATWFLYRLEGRLLSTRWRLALSALRVAALGVALAMLLEPVIVLSKEEQVASHLIVLVDVSGSMGLQDAWRDEAAATRVAQHFGIPEGPNGLRTLSRAELARRVLGEGTLKRLEGDGARIVHVHPFNDRLQEPVNDYVTQPAKSTGETTALGAAIRQALATYSGSPLAGILVLSDGQSNSGEPPASAAQLAVEAKLPIACIALGTADGPRNAQITKIEVSPMAFVRDDNTLAVHIQSRGMQDLTSTLTVEKRVDGGPWQELSQESLILQLEGAVQTVTVPFREGRPGKVEFKATLTGSGPELTDDDNVAHAETQMIRQKLQALLIAGATFPEIQFLRNSLIRDRGIELSSWLMAADKDFEHPADIPIQRLPITQEELDEYDCVILYDPDPNGFPPNFGELLTNFVTKAGGGLVYIAGELQTSQMFDSQLDPALSWLHLLPVVREPGLFRSAVQTQLSSRQPWRLQMTEEGKHDPVLAFSEDSEANIRIIENLPGMFWHFPVTRAKPGATVLAVHGDPRMRNEFGPEVLLATQLVGPGRSMFIGFDSTYRWRFLDDQFFDGFWARVVDRAGRNKRLGGSYPFRLATPRSEYKPGATVKVIARFHNPDDVEQTMTSLPGQVEHGDDEPQAITLSPEPEPGVFSGTFVAAKAGPHFVKVWMGDDAIAGGVKAATLPLDIALPNLEFENPVVDRASLDAVSICTGGRTFDVTQGKEAADLFKIGRVKHLLEHRHEIWDAPILWISLFVILCVEWVLRKRARLI, translated from the coding sequence ATGGGGCGATTCTGGGCGGGAATCTTCGGGCTGGAACCGCCGGACTGGACGGCTGGCGGCGACTGGTCCCTGGAATGGCTTGCGCTCCCGAAGGGAGACAAGGCGTTGCTGCTGCTGGGCGGCATTCTCGCCGTGGCGACTGCGACCTGGTTTCTGTACCGGCTTGAAGGACGCCTGCTTTCGACCCGCTGGCGGCTCGCGCTCTCAGCCCTGCGGGTCGCTGCGCTCGGCGTCGCGCTGGCGATGCTGCTGGAACCGGTGATCGTGTTGAGCAAAGAAGAACAGGTCGCTTCACACCTGATCGTGCTGGTGGACGTCTCAGGTTCGATGGGCTTGCAGGACGCCTGGCGCGATGAGGCAGCGGCAACACGCGTGGCGCAACACTTCGGAATACCGGAGGGGCCGAACGGGCTACGGACGCTGTCCCGGGCCGAACTGGCGAGGCGAGTTCTCGGGGAAGGGACTCTGAAGCGGCTCGAAGGTGACGGGGCAAGGATTGTCCATGTGCACCCGTTCAACGATCGCCTGCAGGAACCGGTGAACGACTACGTCACCCAGCCTGCGAAATCGACCGGGGAGACAACGGCCCTCGGCGCGGCGATCCGCCAGGCCCTGGCAACGTACTCCGGCTCTCCTCTGGCGGGGATTCTTGTCCTGAGTGATGGCCAGTCGAACTCCGGGGAGCCGCCTGCCTCTGCAGCTCAACTCGCGGTGGAAGCCAAACTTCCGATTGCCTGCATTGCGCTGGGGACGGCCGATGGCCCGCGCAACGCCCAGATCACGAAGATTGAAGTCAGCCCGATGGCGTTCGTGCGGGACGACAATACGCTCGCCGTCCACATCCAGTCCCGTGGGATGCAGGATCTGACGTCGACTTTGACGGTCGAGAAGCGGGTTGATGGGGGACCGTGGCAGGAATTGTCACAGGAGTCCCTGATCCTGCAGCTCGAGGGGGCCGTGCAGACGGTGACAGTCCCTTTTCGCGAAGGGCGCCCCGGAAAGGTGGAGTTCAAAGCGACCCTGACCGGTTCCGGTCCGGAGCTGACGGATGACGATAACGTCGCCCATGCCGAGACGCAGATGATCCGCCAGAAGCTGCAGGCGCTGCTCATCGCCGGAGCGACATTTCCCGAGATCCAGTTCCTGAGAAACTCGCTCATCCGCGACCGCGGAATCGAACTCTCCAGCTGGCTGATGGCGGCCGACAAGGATTTCGAGCATCCGGCAGACATCCCGATCCAGCGGCTGCCGATCACGCAGGAGGAACTCGATGAATACGACTGCGTGATCCTGTACGACCCGGACCCGAACGGCTTTCCCCCCAACTTTGGCGAGCTGCTGACGAACTTCGTCACCAAGGCGGGGGGAGGTCTCGTCTATATCGCTGGGGAACTGCAGACGTCGCAGATGTTCGATTCGCAGCTCGATCCGGCGCTCAGCTGGCTGCATCTGCTTCCCGTGGTACGTGAGCCGGGGCTGTTTCGCTCGGCCGTGCAGACGCAGTTGAGCTCACGCCAGCCGTGGCGGCTGCAGATGACGGAGGAAGGGAAACACGATCCGGTGCTCGCGTTCTCCGAGGACTCCGAGGCGAACATCCGCATCATCGAAAACCTGCCAGGGATGTTCTGGCATTTTCCTGTAACCCGCGCGAAGCCAGGGGCCACGGTTCTGGCTGTCCACGGCGACCCGCGGATGCGCAACGAATTCGGACCGGAAGTGCTGCTGGCGACGCAGCTTGTCGGCCCCGGGCGGTCGATGTTCATTGGCTTCGACAGCACGTACCGCTGGCGGTTTCTGGATGACCAGTTCTTCGACGGCTTCTGGGCGCGGGTTGTCGATCGGGCCGGGAGGAACAAGCGTCTGGGAGGTTCTTATCCTTTCCGGCTGGCGACGCCGCGGTCCGAATACAAGCCGGGGGCGACGGTGAAAGTGATCGCCCGTTTCCATAACCCCGATGACGTCGAGCAGACGATGACCTCCCTGCCCGGCCAGGTGGAACATGGCGACGACGAGCCGCAGGCGATCACGCTCAGTCCGGAGCCGGAACCGGGTGTCTTCTCGGGGACGTTCGTGGCGGCGAAGGCGGGGCCGCATTTCGTCAAAGTGTGGATGGGAGACGATGCAATCGCGGGCGGCGTGAAGGCGGCGACTCTGCCTCTCGACATCGCCCTTCCCAACCTGGAGTTCGAGAATCCGGTTGTCGACCGTGCTTCGCTCGATGCCGTCTCGATCTGCACGGGAGGGAGGACGTTCGACGTCACCCAGGGGAAGGAAGCGGCCGACCTGTTCAAGATCGGCCGCGTGAAGCATCTGCTCGAACATCGCCACGAGATCTGGGATGCCCCGATCCTGTGGATTTCGCTGTTCGTGATCCTGTGCGTGGAATGGGTGCTGCGGAAGCGCGCCCGACTGATCTGA
- a CDS encoding PVC-type heme-binding CxxCH protein — MTFSRRARVARLLAASLLSLTVVATAASGDDLPLDIAPASKEAELAIKGFKTPAGGTVELVAAEPDVANPVAFCFDEQGRIYVAETFRQSKGVEDNRGHMNWLEEDLALQTVEERDALYRKFGGDKKVTEWTKFPDRIRRLEDRDGDGRFESATIFSTGYNALVDGTGAGVLAHRGNVYYTNIPSLYRLQDYNGDGVADQKTTLHTGYGVRTAFRGHDMHGLVWGYDGRLYFSIGDRGYNVVNQEGERLKRPETGAVFRCEPDGSKLEVFAYGLRNPQELAFNDEGDLFTGDNNSDGGDKARWVYVVPHGDTGWRMYYQYLKDRGPWNRERIWHPYRDDEQSAAVQPAYVVPPILNLADGPSGLAFDPGVGLPPELAGKFFLVDFRGSAANSGIRAFRVKPKGAGFEVVDSDWLVKSMLSTDVEFGYDGSIYATDWVDGWNGAGKGRIYRFRFVSAGQANQETARLFRDGFEKRSEAELLTLLGHPDRRVRLEAQFVLTERAVEQLAKGTETLATKLHQTALISSSSHKSRHAAWAWGAAVRRSGKSVGSFDELATSGADLQKQACRIAGDLPEGAFGRQGWSIDSLAAGLKSDDLQVRMLAALALGRHGDSSNVPALLDLLAANADVDPFIRHAGAAALAMIGDLPTLVAAADHPSKSVRLAAVVALRRLKQPELARALGDREDSVAYEAARAIHDEGIAGAMTELAAYAGRPGFTQRAQSPAGLEFVRRVLNANYRVGGPQAATTVAAIAADQSMPETVRLEATEDLLKWSDASRLDRVTGEFRPIESRPAAEAEAAVRSSIGGLLQGSDKLRDSAVKLAARYGIKDVGPILRELATSPTSPAQTRVEAIDALSTLRDSELPKLVDVLLTDSEPAVRAATRRSLVILAPGRAVRELATALNSAASTVIELQQAAEGLGSLKTAEADQALQATLDAWLAGSPAAAAVQLDILEAAALRGGKLAEAAGKVRDTLARAGTVAAYGDSLSGGNAARGKEVFFGNAAASCRRCHKINGEGSDVGPDLSEIGKTKARDYLLEAIVDPNAKIAEGFETAVFAMEDGRVLSGVVRGEDEKSFRIVTPAGETLTVEKSEIDDRAKGQSGMPADLMKQISRRELRDVVEYLSTLTKRETGDRHK, encoded by the coding sequence ATGACGTTCTCTCGCCGCGCCCGAGTCGCGCGCCTGCTGGCCGCTTCCCTCTTGTCTCTCACCGTCGTCGCCACGGCGGCCTCCGGTGACGACCTCCCGCTCGACATCGCCCCCGCCTCGAAAGAGGCCGAACTGGCGATCAAGGGATTCAAGACGCCTGCCGGCGGCACGGTGGAACTCGTCGCCGCCGAGCCCGACGTCGCCAATCCCGTCGCCTTTTGCTTCGATGAGCAGGGGCGGATCTACGTCGCCGAGACCTTCCGCCAGAGCAAGGGAGTGGAAGACAACCGCGGCCACATGAACTGGCTCGAGGAAGACCTCGCCCTCCAGACCGTCGAAGAACGGGACGCGCTCTATCGCAAGTTCGGCGGCGACAAGAAGGTCACGGAGTGGACGAAGTTCCCCGATCGCATCCGGCGTCTTGAAGACAGGGACGGAGACGGCCGTTTCGAATCGGCCACCATTTTTTCGACCGGCTACAACGCCCTCGTCGATGGCACCGGGGCCGGCGTCCTCGCGCATCGCGGGAATGTCTATTACACCAACATCCCGTCGCTCTACCGCCTGCAGGACTACAACGGCGACGGCGTCGCCGACCAGAAGACGACCCTGCACACCGGGTACGGAGTCCGCACCGCCTTCCGCGGCCACGATATGCACGGCCTCGTGTGGGGCTACGATGGCCGACTCTATTTCAGCATTGGCGACCGCGGCTACAACGTCGTCAATCAGGAAGGCGAACGCCTGAAGCGTCCCGAGACCGGCGCCGTGTTCCGCTGCGAGCCCGATGGCTCGAAACTGGAAGTCTTCGCGTACGGACTTCGGAATCCCCAGGAACTGGCGTTCAACGACGAAGGCGACCTCTTCACCGGCGACAACAACTCCGACGGCGGGGACAAGGCCCGCTGGGTCTACGTGGTCCCGCACGGCGATACCGGCTGGAGGATGTATTACCAGTACCTCAAGGATCGCGGTCCGTGGAACCGTGAGCGGATCTGGCATCCCTACCGCGACGACGAGCAGTCGGCCGCAGTCCAGCCCGCCTATGTCGTTCCGCCGATCCTGAACCTCGCCGACGGTCCTTCCGGCCTGGCGTTCGATCCCGGCGTCGGTCTCCCCCCGGAACTCGCCGGAAAGTTCTTCCTCGTCGACTTCCGGGGCTCCGCCGCAAACAGCGGCATCCGCGCCTTCCGCGTGAAGCCGAAGGGAGCAGGTTTCGAAGTCGTCGATTCCGACTGGCTCGTGAAGTCGATGCTCTCGACCGACGTCGAGTTCGGCTACGACGGCTCGATCTACGCGACCGACTGGGTCGACGGCTGGAACGGCGCCGGAAAGGGACGCATCTATCGATTCAGGTTCGTCTCGGCGGGCCAGGCCAACCAGGAGACGGCCCGACTCTTTCGCGATGGCTTCGAGAAACGGAGCGAAGCGGAACTGCTGACGCTGCTCGGCCACCCCGACCGACGTGTCCGGCTGGAAGCACAGTTCGTCCTCACCGAGAGGGCCGTCGAACAACTCGCCAAGGGAACCGAAACGCTCGCCACGAAACTCCATCAGACCGCGCTGATTTCCTCCAGTTCCCACAAGAGCCGCCACGCCGCGTGGGCCTGGGGAGCCGCCGTCCGCCGCAGCGGTAAATCCGTCGGCAGCTTCGATGAACTCGCCACCTCGGGGGCCGATCTGCAAAAACAGGCCTGCCGCATCGCGGGAGATCTTCCGGAAGGCGCCTTCGGTCGACAGGGATGGAGCATCGATTCGCTTGCGGCCGGCCTGAAGTCCGACGATCTGCAGGTTCGGATGCTGGCCGCACTGGCGCTGGGACGACATGGGGATTCGTCGAACGTTCCCGCCTTGCTCGACCTGCTCGCGGCCAACGCCGATGTCGATCCCTTCATTCGCCATGCCGGCGCCGCGGCGCTCGCAATGATCGGCGATCTTCCCACGCTCGTCGCGGCCGCCGATCATCCTTCGAAATCGGTCCGCCTAGCCGCGGTGGTGGCGCTCAGGCGTCTCAAGCAACCCGAATTGGCGCGCGCTCTTGGCGACCGCGAAGATTCGGTCGCCTACGAGGCCGCACGCGCCATTCATGACGAAGGCATCGCCGGAGCGATGACCGAATTGGCCGCGTACGCTGGCCGACCTGGCTTCACACAGCGGGCGCAGTCGCCCGCCGGGTTGGAATTCGTCCGTCGTGTCCTGAACGCCAACTACCGCGTCGGTGGTCCACAGGCGGCGACAACCGTTGCCGCCATCGCCGCCGACCAAAGCATGCCGGAAACCGTTCGGCTCGAAGCCACGGAAGACCTCCTCAAATGGTCCGACGCGTCCCGCCTCGATCGCGTCACGGGCGAATTCCGGCCGATCGAGTCCCGTCCGGCCGCGGAAGCCGAAGCGGCCGTGCGCAGCTCCATCGGCGGGCTGCTTCAGGGGTCCGACAAGCTCCGCGACTCGGCGGTGAAACTGGCCGCGCGCTATGGAATCAAGGATGTTGGCCCGATCCTCCGCGAACTGGCGACCAGTCCCACCTCTCCCGCCCAGACGCGCGTCGAAGCAATCGATGCGCTCTCGACCCTGCGCGACAGCGAACTGCCGAAGCTCGTTGATGTACTGCTCACCGACAGCGAACCCGCCGTCCGGGCGGCCACCCGCAGGTCGCTGGTCATTCTTGCACCTGGGCGGGCCGTCAGGGAACTGGCAACCGCGCTAAACTCGGCAGCCTCCACAGTGATCGAATTGCAACAGGCCGCCGAAGGCCTCGGCTCGCTCAAAACCGCCGAAGCCGATCAGGCCCTGCAGGCGACGCTTGACGCCTGGCTGGCCGGATCACCGGCTGCAGCCGCGGTGCAGCTCGACATTCTCGAAGCCGCCGCACTGCGCGGCGGGAAACTGGCGGAGGCCGCCGGCAAGGTTCGTGACACCCTCGCCCGGGCGGGGACGGTGGCGGCGTATGGCGACTCCCTGAGCGGCGGCAACGCCGCGCGCGGGAAGGAAGTCTTCTTCGGAAACGCGGCCGCTTCCTGCCGCCGCTGTCACAAGATCAACGGCGAGGGCAGCGATGTCGGTCCCGACCTTTCCGAAATCGGCAAGACGAAAGCCCGAGACTACCTGCTCGAAGCGATCGTCGATCCGAATGCAAAGATCGCCGAGGGCTTCGAGACCGCCGTCTTCGCCATGGAAGATGGACGGGTGTTGTCCGGCGTCGTCCGCGGCGAGGATGAAAAGTCCTTCCGGATCGTCACCCCCGCCGGCGAAACGCTGACGGTCGAAAAGTCGGAGATCGACGACCGTGCCAAAGGACAGTCCGGCATGCCGGCTGACTTGATGAAGCAGATCTCGCGGCGCGAGCTGCGCGATGTCGTCGAGTACCTCTCCACTCTGACGAAACGCGAGACCGGGGATCGGCACAAATAG
- a CDS encoding response regulator, which yields MKTVYTTGEAAKICKVSQQTIIRCFDSGQLKGFRVPGSRFRRIPRDVLYKFMKENGIPTDALESGKRKALIVDDDRELTELMRDVLENDGRFEVRTVNNGFDAGMMVKEYRPDVIVLDVMLPDINGKEVCQRVRSDSTLDGTKIICISGMVEADRIEDLKAAGANDFLQKPFEVETLLNRICGLLEMESAEMVR from the coding sequence ATGAAGACCGTCTACACCACCGGCGAGGCTGCCAAAATCTGTAAGGTCAGCCAGCAAACCATTATCCGCTGTTTCGATTCGGGACAGCTGAAGGGCTTTCGGGTTCCCGGATCCCGCTTTCGCCGCATTCCGCGCGACGTTCTCTACAAGTTCATGAAAGAGAACGGTATCCCCACGGACGCACTGGAGTCCGGAAAACGGAAGGCCCTGATCGTTGACGACGACCGCGAGCTCACCGAGCTCATGCGGGACGTCCTCGAAAACGACGGCCGCTTCGAAGTCCGAACCGTCAACAACGGTTTCGACGCAGGAATGATGGTCAAGGAATACCGTCCGGATGTCATCGTCCTCGACGTGATGCTGCCGGACATCAACGGCAAGGAAGTCTGCCAGCGGGTTCGCAGCGATTCGACGCTCGACGGCACGAAGATCATCTGCATTTCTGGCATGGTCGAAGCCGATCGCATCGAAGATCTCAAGGCCGCCGGTGCAAACGACTTCCTCCAGAAGCCTTTCGAGGTCGAAACGCTCCTGAACCGCATCTGCGGACTCCTGGAGATGGAATCGGCCGAGATGGTTCGCTGA
- a CDS encoding DUF3500 domain-containing protein has translation MQPRKSCPDCVESLNVDSSSPVTDRSESVEIKHVDRRLFMSTAAAGAAITVLPKSAFSDTPSRPEPENLVEKLYESLTDTQRSKICFAWDHTDKRGLLRTHVSNNWSITDAKTMNVGGSFFTADQRDMIEAIFYGLYNPEWHGRVKKQLQDDAGGYGKAQTIALFGEPGKGKFEFVMTGRHLTIRCDGNSTDHVAFGGPIFYGHQASKEFDEQKDHVGNVFWPQALKANSLYKMLDGKQQKQALVKEAPDESEVKFQGAKGSLPGIRIAELSSDQVGVVKGVLDSLIEPYRVSDQDEAKKCLEKQGGLEKCSLAFYQSDDIGEDGVWDIWRLEGPSFVWHFRGSPHVHVWVNVADDPSPVLNAVG, from the coding sequence ATGCAGCCTCGAAAGTCGTGTCCTGACTGTGTCGAGTCTTTGAACGTCGATTCTTCCAGCCCGGTGACCGATCGCAGCGAATCGGTGGAAATCAAGCACGTCGATCGCCGCCTGTTCATGTCGACGGCCGCCGCCGGCGCTGCCATCACGGTGCTCCCCAAATCGGCATTCTCCGACACCCCTTCCAGGCCGGAACCCGAAAACCTCGTCGAGAAGCTTTACGAATCACTCACGGACACCCAGCGGTCGAAAATCTGCTTCGCCTGGGACCACACCGACAAGCGCGGCCTGCTCCGGACGCACGTGTCCAACAACTGGAGCATCACCGACGCAAAGACGATGAACGTCGGCGGCAGTTTCTTCACCGCCGACCAGCGGGACATGATCGAGGCCATCTTCTACGGCCTCTATAACCCGGAATGGCACGGCCGGGTCAAGAAACAACTGCAGGACGACGCCGGCGGATACGGAAAGGCGCAGACGATCGCGCTCTTCGGCGAGCCCGGTAAAGGCAAGTTCGAATTCGTGATGACTGGTCGTCACCTGACCATCCGTTGCGATGGCAACTCGACCGATCACGTCGCCTTCGGCGGCCCGATTTTCTACGGGCACCAGGCGTCGAAGGAATTCGACGAGCAGAAGGACCACGTTGGAAACGTCTTCTGGCCGCAAGCCTTGAAGGCCAACTCGCTGTACAAGATGCTCGACGGCAAGCAGCAGAAGCAGGCGCTGGTCAAAGAGGCCCCCGATGAATCCGAAGTGAAATTCCAGGGTGCGAAGGGCTCGCTCCCGGGCATCCGGATCGCGGAGCTTTCCAGCGATCAAGTAGGGGTGGTCAAAGGCGTGCTCGACAGCCTGATTGAGCCATACCGGGTTTCGGACCAGGACGAGGCGAAGAAGTGCCTCGAAAAGCAGGGAGGCCTGGAGAAGTGCTCGCTTGCATTTTATCAGTCGGACGACATTGGAGAGGACGGAGTGTGGGATATCTGGCGACTCGAAGGGCCCTCTTTCGTGTGGCACTTCCGGGGCTCACCGCACGTCCATGTGTGGGTCAACGTGGCCGACGATCCGTCGCCGGTCTTGAACGCCGTGGGCTGA
- a CDS encoding PTS sugar transporter subunit IIA, translating to MDHDWLTLADLARETGRDQRELERLTLRGRIPAHKRGTEWQYHTSEIRGWIEQELRGFTDAELASFEQSQSESVPLADTLLSTYLSEEQVQVPLEGRTKRSVLEGLVEAAGKTWKVWEPAVLLQAVIERESLMSTAFEKGVAIPHPRQPLPSSLEDAVIAFGRTNSPIPFGAPDNSGTDLFFLVASRDTRTHLRILARLGRVIQKPGLLDDLRNAADAREVFGILSAADTAFEAG from the coding sequence ATGGATCATGACTGGCTGACTCTCGCCGACCTGGCCCGTGAAACGGGCCGCGACCAGCGCGAACTCGAACGTTTGACGCTCCGTGGCCGGATTCCGGCCCACAAACGGGGCACTGAGTGGCAATACCACACTTCCGAAATCCGCGGATGGATCGAGCAGGAACTGCGAGGCTTCACCGACGCCGAACTCGCGTCGTTCGAGCAGTCCCAATCGGAATCAGTGCCGCTGGCCGACACGCTCCTCTCGACGTACCTCTCGGAAGAGCAGGTGCAGGTGCCGCTTGAGGGACGGACGAAACGCTCCGTTCTCGAAGGCCTGGTCGAGGCCGCGGGAAAAACCTGGAAGGTCTGGGAACCCGCGGTTCTTCTGCAGGCGGTCATCGAGCGCGAGTCGCTGATGTCGACCGCCTTTGAGAAGGGGGTGGCGATTCCGCACCCCCGCCAGCCGCTTCCCTCGTCCCTGGAAGATGCCGTTATCGCGTTTGGGCGGACCAACTCTCCGATTCCATTCGGCGCCCCCGACAACTCGGGAACCGACCTCTTCTTTCTGGTCGCCAGCCGCGACACCCGCACCCACCTGCGGATCCTCGCCAGGCTCGGTCGCGTCATCCAGAAACCCGGGCTGCTCGATGACTTACGGAATGCGGCCGATGCCCGCGAGGTTTTTGGGATTTTGTCGGCTGCCGATACGGCATTTGAGGCGGGTTAA